TCCATCCTCAGAAACTTCCAAAACATTTCCATTGACTCCAATCATCAAATAATAATCAAAAATTTTAAAATAATTGACAATTTCTAAAATTATTTTTTTTGTTTCAGGTTTTCCTTTTCTATACCTAGTAGCAGTAGGAAAAATAAGTATAATGTACCCACTATTTTTCTTTTCATAAATATATTTCATAGAATTAGCATTAAAAACACGTCTTTGCCTAGCATGTTCTAAACCAACCCCAACAAATGCATGCGGTGGATACACTAATATTGCATTGTATCCCAAAGAAAGAGTCTTAACAAATAAATTATCTCTGAAAAGCTTAACTCCAGCTATCGGAATAATATGATCTGCAATATCACGATAACCCATTTTGTAAAGTAAAAATTGGAAACAAGGAAAATCAAAATTACTATAATGCTCCATTAATATAATTGAAGACTTGCCAGATTTAGTTTTTTGGTAAAGTTCTAAAATATTTTGCATGCCAACAATGGTTGATCCACTCTCAAGAAGCCTTTCTATCATTCTATCTGCCAATCTTCTACTATTATAATCTGCACTTCGATAAGATTTATCTAAATAATTAACATTTTCAACAGACTTAAATTGACTTACAAAGTCGCTTTCCATGTCTTTAAAATATTTATCAAAACTTTCATTTTGTACAAACATAAAATAAGCACCCTTTAAAGCATTCTATGTTGCTAATTAACCATTAGTTACATTATTTTATTTACTAAAAACAAAAAACTCTACAAGACTAACAATAAATAACTAATATTAAACAAGCATACATTTTTGAAAACATTTCACACCATTATACCTTATTTGCTACACAAATTAAAGTAAAATTGTAGTTTGCAAAAATAGACAAATAATACTAAGAACTATTTAAGTTATAAGACTTTTTTTATTGTAAGAATTAAAGTAAAATTTAAATACAAAACAAATCAAAGTAAGACAAATCAAAGTACTGGAGGCATACATATTTAAAATTAAAACAAAAATAAATATTCTTTATTAAAATTTATTAAAGAAATTAATAAAGAACGAAAACAAAAAATATAAAATATTGAAAAAGGAAAATCCCATGAAGTATACAAAAATAGCCTTAATGCTAATAATTTTCTTTTTAATAGCGTGTGCTAATAATGCCAAAAAAGAAAAAATAGTTTTCAGAGTATCAAACTTAAACGAACCATCATCACTTGATCCTCAACTCTCAACAGACCTTTACAGTAGCAATATTATTGCAAACCTATTCTTAGGCCTAGCGGTAAAAGATTCTCAAACTGGAAAATATAAACCAGGACTTGCAAAAAGTTGGAATATTTCTGAGGATGGAATTATTTACACATTTAACTTAAGAGAAGATATAGTTTGGAGCGATGGAGTTCCCATTACTGCTGAAGAGATAAAAAAATCATATCTAAGAATTCTAAATAAAAAAACAGCTG
This genomic interval from Borreliella andersonii contains the following:
- a CDS encoding 1-acyl-sn-glycerol-3-phosphate acyltransferase, which encodes MFVQNESFDKYFKDMESDFVSQFKSVENVNYLDKSYRSADYNSRRLADRMIERLLESGSTIVGMQNILELYQKTKSGKSSIILMEHYSNFDFPCFQFLLYKMGYRDIADHIIPIAGVKLFRDNLFVKTLSLGYNAILVYPPHAFVGVGLEHARQRRVFNANSMKYIYEKKNSGYIILIFPTATRYRKGKPETKKIILEIVNYFKIFDYYLMIGVNGNVLEVSEDGDMSHDVFKRDSLIYNTDKVVSIVEYRDEILNTLKDSQTEITKEVLGLKIAEDLENRFNVLHAEGYEFYKKSFL